Proteins from a single region of Oryza brachyantha chromosome 6, ObraRS2, whole genome shotgun sequence:
- the LOC102702105 gene encoding uncharacterized protein LOC102702105 isoform X7 yields MDVFLVSLIISLILLIGGSSEANTAVAAAIPSPTGMEYWQKLFPETPMPPAILDLLTPLPAEELKEVSVAYEKQGKKPMNHFFVGHSSNNQHENSLRSTKEVDGLKEVSVSYGSRQEDEHEHCLHGTKVGLKEVSVSYGSEGEEEIRKAFPMGRHMLNKEREKPLHTDKVGLKEVSVSHGSDGEDKPSKAFFTRGYMLGKKHEKSLHGPKDVLKEVSVTYGPELKLSTVLPVGYENHKYTDTIEGVKEVSVSYGSDSEEEPHNTFPTKYILDKEHENPLHVDREKLKEVSVSYGPKLKASNSLHTGYGHKRNIYVNGGLKEVSVSYGSDGEEEPHNAFPTKYMLDKEHENPLHVDKEELKEVSVSYGPKIKASNSLPIGSGHKKHIYVNRATGLKEVSVSYGSDGEEEPHNAFPTKDMLDKEHENPLHIDKEELKEVSVSYGPKMKAINSLPIGYGHKKYIYINGGLKEVSVSYGSDGEEISKAFPTRGSMLDKNRENSEHMKKGAGMNHRPHIHAHGNTRRLADVFFFHDALRPGSIITPTIPTTDSLPALLPRRVADSIPFSTDRFADIVAMFAPASLAMAREIRWALDTCQHPRPLPGEKAGCATSLESLAELAAGLLGTRDVQAFSAADLPTDGADTPAQRGRYNVTAVRELSAGAAGSEPALVVACHDLTYPYAVFYCHTTKPTAAYAVTLVAATEVDGSPSPARMEVLAVCHLDTSRWNPANPFFVAHSVKPGEVSVCHFLTKLSIVWVPRTDKGGPRANFTPSIFL; encoded by the exons ATCGGAGGAAGCAGCGAAGCAAACACCGCGGTTGCTGCGGCCATACCGTCTCCCACAGGGATGGAGTACTGGCAAAAACTATTCCCTGAAACACCTATGCCCCCAGCCATATTAGACCTGTTGACACCACTGCCTGCAG AGGAATTAAAAGAAGTATCAGTGGCATATGAGAAACAAGGTAAAAAGCCAATGAACCATTTCTTTGTGGGACATAGCTCAAACAATCAGCATGAAAACTCTCTACGCTCAACCAAAG AAGTAGATGGACTAAAGGAAGTGTCAGTTTCATATGGATCACGCCAAGAGGATGAACATGAACATTGTTTACATGGAACCAAAG TGGGACTGAAAGAAGTCTCCGTGTCATATGGAAGTGAAGGTGAAGAGGAGATCAGGAAAGCATTCCCTATGGGACGACATATGCTAAACAAGGAACGAGAGAAGCCTCTACACACAGATAAAG TGGGACTAAAGGAAGTCTCAGTGTCACATGGAAGTGACGGTGAAGATAAACCAAGTAAAGCATTCTTTACCAGAGGGTATATGCTGGGaaagaaacatgaaaaatctTTACATGGACCTAAAG ATGTACTAAAAGAAGTGTCGGTAACATATGGACCAGAATTGAAACTAAGCACTGTGCTCCCTGTAGGATAtgaaaatcataaatatacaGACACTATCGAAG GAGTGAAGGAAGTCTCAGTGTCATATGGAAGTGACAGTGAAGAGGAACCACACAATACATTccctacaaaatatattttggacaAGGAACACGAAAATCCTCTACATGTGGACAGAG AGAAACTCAAAGAAGTCTCGGTGTCATATGGCCCAAAACTAAAAGCAAGCAATTCGCTCCACACAGGATATGgacataaaagaaatatatacgTAAACGGAG GACTAAAAGAAGTGTCAGTGTCGTATGGAAGTGACGGTGAAGAGGAACCACACAATGCATTccctacaaaatatatgttggaCAAGGAACACGAAAATCCTCTACATGTAGACAAAG AGGAACTCAAAGAAGTCTCGGTGTCATATGGcccaaaaataaaagcaaGCAATTCGCTCCCAATAGGATCTGgacataaaaaacatatatacgtaAACAGAG CTACAGGACTAAAAGAAGTGTCAGTGTCGTATGGAAGTGACGGTGAAGAGGAACCACACAATGCATTCCCAACAAAAGATATGTTGGACAAGGAACACGAAAATCCTTTACATATAGACAAAG AGGAACTCAAAGAAGTCTCGGTGTCATATGGCCCAAAAATGAAAGCAATCAATTCGCTCCCCATAGGATAtggacataaaaaatatatatacataaacgGAG GACTAAAAGAAGTGTCAGTGTCATATGGAAGTGATGGTGAAGAGATAAGCAAAGCCTTCCCTACAAGAGGATCTATGCTAGACAAGAACCGTGAAAATTCTGAACACATGAAGAAAG GTGCTGGAATGAACCATCGACCCCACATTCACGCCCACGGCAACACAAGGCGGCTGGCCGACGTATTCTTCTTCCACGACGCCCTCCGGCCAGGCTCCATCATCACGCCGACCATCCCGACGACCGACTCGCTGCCGGCACTCCttcctcgccgcgtcgccgactccaTCCCGTTCTCCACCGACCGCTTCGCCGACATCGTCGCCATGTTCGCGCCAGCGTCCCTCGCCATGGCCCGCGAGATACGGTGGGCGCTGGACACCTGCCAGCACCCGCGCCCGCTCCCTGGCGAGAAGGCCGGCTGCGCCACCTCCCTCGAGTCCCTtgccgagctcgccgccggcctcctcggGACGCGCGACGTCCAGGCGttctccgccgccgacctgCCCACCGACGGCGCGGACACGCCGGCGCAGCGCGGGAGGTACAACGTGACCGCTGTGCGGGAgctctccgccggcgccgccggctcggAGCCAGCGCTCGTCGTGGCGTGCCACGACCTGACGTACCCCTACGCGGTGTTCTACTGCCACACGACCAAGCCAACCGCCGCGTACGCGGTGACGCTGGTGGCCGCGACCGAGGTGGacggctcgccgtcgccggcgaggatgGAGGTGCTGGCCGTCTGCCACCTCGACACGTCGCGGTGGAACCCGGCGAACCCGTTCTTTGTGGCGCACAGCGTCAAGCCGGGGGAGGTGTCCGTGTGCCACTTCCTCACCAAGCTCAGCATTGTCTGGGTCCCACGCACTGACAAGGGTGGCCCACGTGCAAactttactccctccatttttcttTAA
- the LOC102702105 gene encoding uncharacterized protein LOC102702105 isoform X3 produces the protein MDVFLVSLIISLILLIGGSSEANTAVAAAIPSPTGMEYWQKLFPETPMPPAILDLLTPLPAEELKEVSVAYEKQGKKPMNHFFVGHSSNNQHENSLRSTKDGLKEVSVSYGSRQEDEHEHCLHGTKVGLKEVSVSYGSEGEEEIRKAFPMGRHMLNKEREKPLHTDKVERLKEVSVSYGSETKEVPQEEIPMELSMFEKEPKANLNTNKVGLKEVSVSHGSDGEDKPSKAFFTRGYMLGKKHEKSLHGPKDVLKEVSVTYGPELKLSTVLPVGYENHKYTDTIEGVKEVSVSYGSDSEEEPHNTFPTKYILDKEHENPLHVDREKLKEVSVSYGPKLKASNSLHTGYGHKRNIYVNGGLKEVSVSYGSDGEEEPHNAFPTKYMLDKEHENPLHVDKEELKEVSVSYGPKIKASNSLPIGSGHKKHIYVNRATGLKEVSVSYGSDGEEEPHNAFPTKDMLDKEHENPLHIDKEELKEVSVSYGPKMKAINSLPIGYGHKKYIYINGGLKEVSVSYGSDGEEISKAFPTRGSMLDKNRENSEHMKKGAGMNHRPHIHAHGNTRRLADVFFFHDALRPGSIITPTIPTTDSLPALLPRRVADSIPFSTDRFADIVAMFAPASLAMAREIRWALDTCQHPRPLPGEKAGCATSLESLAELAAGLLGTRDVQAFSAADLPTDGADTPAQRGRYNVTAVRELSAGAAGSEPALVVACHDLTYPYAVFYCHTTKPTAAYAVTLVAATEVDGSPSPARMEVLAVCHLDTSRWNPANPFFVAHSVKPGEVSVCHFLTKLSIVWVPRTDKGGPRANFTPSIFL, from the exons ATCGGAGGAAGCAGCGAAGCAAACACCGCGGTTGCTGCGGCCATACCGTCTCCCACAGGGATGGAGTACTGGCAAAAACTATTCCCTGAAACACCTATGCCCCCAGCCATATTAGACCTGTTGACACCACTGCCTGCAG AGGAATTAAAAGAAGTATCAGTGGCATATGAGAAACAAGGTAAAAAGCCAATGAACCATTTCTTTGTGGGACATAGCTCAAACAATCAGCATGAAAACTCTCTACGCTCAACCAAAG ATGGACTAAAGGAAGTGTCAGTTTCATATGGATCACGCCAAGAGGATGAACATGAACATTGTTTACATGGAACCAAAG TGGGACTGAAAGAAGTCTCCGTGTCATATGGAAGTGAAGGTGAAGAGGAGATCAGGAAAGCATTCCCTATGGGACGACATATGCTAAACAAGGAACGAGAGAAGCCTCTACACACAGATAAAG TAGAGCGACTAAAGGAAGTTTCAGTGTCCTATGGAAGTGAAACTAAAGAGGTGCCACAGGAAGAAATCCCCATGGAACTATCTATGTTCGAAAAGGAACCAAAAGCAAATCTAAACACAAACAAAG TGGGACTAAAGGAAGTCTCAGTGTCACATGGAAGTGACGGTGAAGATAAACCAAGTAAAGCATTCTTTACCAGAGGGTATATGCTGGGaaagaaacatgaaaaatctTTACATGGACCTAAAG ATGTACTAAAAGAAGTGTCGGTAACATATGGACCAGAATTGAAACTAAGCACTGTGCTCCCTGTAGGATAtgaaaatcataaatatacaGACACTATCGAAG GAGTGAAGGAAGTCTCAGTGTCATATGGAAGTGACAGTGAAGAGGAACCACACAATACATTccctacaaaatatattttggacaAGGAACACGAAAATCCTCTACATGTGGACAGAG AGAAACTCAAAGAAGTCTCGGTGTCATATGGCCCAAAACTAAAAGCAAGCAATTCGCTCCACACAGGATATGgacataaaagaaatatatacgTAAACGGAG GACTAAAAGAAGTGTCAGTGTCGTATGGAAGTGACGGTGAAGAGGAACCACACAATGCATTccctacaaaatatatgttggaCAAGGAACACGAAAATCCTCTACATGTAGACAAAG AGGAACTCAAAGAAGTCTCGGTGTCATATGGcccaaaaataaaagcaaGCAATTCGCTCCCAATAGGATCTGgacataaaaaacatatatacgtaAACAGAG CTACAGGACTAAAAGAAGTGTCAGTGTCGTATGGAAGTGACGGTGAAGAGGAACCACACAATGCATTCCCAACAAAAGATATGTTGGACAAGGAACACGAAAATCCTTTACATATAGACAAAG AGGAACTCAAAGAAGTCTCGGTGTCATATGGCCCAAAAATGAAAGCAATCAATTCGCTCCCCATAGGATAtggacataaaaaatatatatacataaacgGAG GACTAAAAGAAGTGTCAGTGTCATATGGAAGTGATGGTGAAGAGATAAGCAAAGCCTTCCCTACAAGAGGATCTATGCTAGACAAGAACCGTGAAAATTCTGAACACATGAAGAAAG GTGCTGGAATGAACCATCGACCCCACATTCACGCCCACGGCAACACAAGGCGGCTGGCCGACGTATTCTTCTTCCACGACGCCCTCCGGCCAGGCTCCATCATCACGCCGACCATCCCGACGACCGACTCGCTGCCGGCACTCCttcctcgccgcgtcgccgactccaTCCCGTTCTCCACCGACCGCTTCGCCGACATCGTCGCCATGTTCGCGCCAGCGTCCCTCGCCATGGCCCGCGAGATACGGTGGGCGCTGGACACCTGCCAGCACCCGCGCCCGCTCCCTGGCGAGAAGGCCGGCTGCGCCACCTCCCTCGAGTCCCTtgccgagctcgccgccggcctcctcggGACGCGCGACGTCCAGGCGttctccgccgccgacctgCCCACCGACGGCGCGGACACGCCGGCGCAGCGCGGGAGGTACAACGTGACCGCTGTGCGGGAgctctccgccggcgccgccggctcggAGCCAGCGCTCGTCGTGGCGTGCCACGACCTGACGTACCCCTACGCGGTGTTCTACTGCCACACGACCAAGCCAACCGCCGCGTACGCGGTGACGCTGGTGGCCGCGACCGAGGTGGacggctcgccgtcgccggcgaggatgGAGGTGCTGGCCGTCTGCCACCTCGACACGTCGCGGTGGAACCCGGCGAACCCGTTCTTTGTGGCGCACAGCGTCAAGCCGGGGGAGGTGTCCGTGTGCCACTTCCTCACCAAGCTCAGCATTGTCTGGGTCCCACGCACTGACAAGGGTGGCCCACGTGCAAactttactccctccatttttcttTAA
- the LOC102702105 gene encoding uncharacterized protein LOC102702105 isoform X1, producing the protein MDVFLVSLIISLILLIGGSSEANTAVAAAIPSPTGMEYWQKLFPETPMPPAILDLLTPLPAEELKEVSVAYEKQGKKPMNHFFVGHSSNNQHENSLRSTKVDGLKEVSVSYGSRQEDEHEHCLHGTKVGLKEVSVSYGSEGEEEIRKAFPMGRHMLNKEREKPLHTDKVERLKEVSVSYGSETKEVPQEEIPMELSMFEKEPKANLNTNKVGLKEVSVSHGSDGEDKPSKAFFTRGYMLGKKHEKSLHGPKDVLKEVSVTYGPELKLSTVLPVGYENHKYTDTIEGVKEVSVSYGSDSEEEPHNTFPTKYILDKEHENPLHVDREKLKEVSVSYGPKLKASNSLHTGYGHKRNIYVNGGLKEVSVSYGSDGEEEPHNAFPTKYMLDKEHENPLHVDKEELKEVSVSYGPKIKASNSLPIGSGHKKHIYVNRATGLKEVSVSYGSDGEEEPHNAFPTKDMLDKEHENPLHIDKEELKEVSVSYGPKMKAINSLPIGYGHKKYIYINGGLKEVSVSYGSDGEEISKAFPTRGSMLDKNRENSEHMKKGAGMNHRPHIHAHGNTRRLADVFFFHDALRPGSIITPTIPTTDSLPALLPRRVADSIPFSTDRFADIVAMFAPASLAMAREIRWALDTCQHPRPLPGEKAGCATSLESLAELAAGLLGTRDVQAFSAADLPTDGADTPAQRGRYNVTAVRELSAGAAGSEPALVVACHDLTYPYAVFYCHTTKPTAAYAVTLVAATEVDGSPSPARMEVLAVCHLDTSRWNPANPFFVAHSVKPGEVSVCHFLTKLSIVWVPRTDKGGPRANFTPSIFL; encoded by the exons ATCGGAGGAAGCAGCGAAGCAAACACCGCGGTTGCTGCGGCCATACCGTCTCCCACAGGGATGGAGTACTGGCAAAAACTATTCCCTGAAACACCTATGCCCCCAGCCATATTAGACCTGTTGACACCACTGCCTGCAG AGGAATTAAAAGAAGTATCAGTGGCATATGAGAAACAAGGTAAAAAGCCAATGAACCATTTCTTTGTGGGACATAGCTCAAACAATCAGCATGAAAACTCTCTACGCTCAACCAAAG TAGATGGACTAAAGGAAGTGTCAGTTTCATATGGATCACGCCAAGAGGATGAACATGAACATTGTTTACATGGAACCAAAG TGGGACTGAAAGAAGTCTCCGTGTCATATGGAAGTGAAGGTGAAGAGGAGATCAGGAAAGCATTCCCTATGGGACGACATATGCTAAACAAGGAACGAGAGAAGCCTCTACACACAGATAAAG TAGAGCGACTAAAGGAAGTTTCAGTGTCCTATGGAAGTGAAACTAAAGAGGTGCCACAGGAAGAAATCCCCATGGAACTATCTATGTTCGAAAAGGAACCAAAAGCAAATCTAAACACAAACAAAG TGGGACTAAAGGAAGTCTCAGTGTCACATGGAAGTGACGGTGAAGATAAACCAAGTAAAGCATTCTTTACCAGAGGGTATATGCTGGGaaagaaacatgaaaaatctTTACATGGACCTAAAG ATGTACTAAAAGAAGTGTCGGTAACATATGGACCAGAATTGAAACTAAGCACTGTGCTCCCTGTAGGATAtgaaaatcataaatatacaGACACTATCGAAG GAGTGAAGGAAGTCTCAGTGTCATATGGAAGTGACAGTGAAGAGGAACCACACAATACATTccctacaaaatatattttggacaAGGAACACGAAAATCCTCTACATGTGGACAGAG AGAAACTCAAAGAAGTCTCGGTGTCATATGGCCCAAAACTAAAAGCAAGCAATTCGCTCCACACAGGATATGgacataaaagaaatatatacgTAAACGGAG GACTAAAAGAAGTGTCAGTGTCGTATGGAAGTGACGGTGAAGAGGAACCACACAATGCATTccctacaaaatatatgttggaCAAGGAACACGAAAATCCTCTACATGTAGACAAAG AGGAACTCAAAGAAGTCTCGGTGTCATATGGcccaaaaataaaagcaaGCAATTCGCTCCCAATAGGATCTGgacataaaaaacatatatacgtaAACAGAG CTACAGGACTAAAAGAAGTGTCAGTGTCGTATGGAAGTGACGGTGAAGAGGAACCACACAATGCATTCCCAACAAAAGATATGTTGGACAAGGAACACGAAAATCCTTTACATATAGACAAAG AGGAACTCAAAGAAGTCTCGGTGTCATATGGCCCAAAAATGAAAGCAATCAATTCGCTCCCCATAGGATAtggacataaaaaatatatatacataaacgGAG GACTAAAAGAAGTGTCAGTGTCATATGGAAGTGATGGTGAAGAGATAAGCAAAGCCTTCCCTACAAGAGGATCTATGCTAGACAAGAACCGTGAAAATTCTGAACACATGAAGAAAG GTGCTGGAATGAACCATCGACCCCACATTCACGCCCACGGCAACACAAGGCGGCTGGCCGACGTATTCTTCTTCCACGACGCCCTCCGGCCAGGCTCCATCATCACGCCGACCATCCCGACGACCGACTCGCTGCCGGCACTCCttcctcgccgcgtcgccgactccaTCCCGTTCTCCACCGACCGCTTCGCCGACATCGTCGCCATGTTCGCGCCAGCGTCCCTCGCCATGGCCCGCGAGATACGGTGGGCGCTGGACACCTGCCAGCACCCGCGCCCGCTCCCTGGCGAGAAGGCCGGCTGCGCCACCTCCCTCGAGTCCCTtgccgagctcgccgccggcctcctcggGACGCGCGACGTCCAGGCGttctccgccgccgacctgCCCACCGACGGCGCGGACACGCCGGCGCAGCGCGGGAGGTACAACGTGACCGCTGTGCGGGAgctctccgccggcgccgccggctcggAGCCAGCGCTCGTCGTGGCGTGCCACGACCTGACGTACCCCTACGCGGTGTTCTACTGCCACACGACCAAGCCAACCGCCGCGTACGCGGTGACGCTGGTGGCCGCGACCGAGGTGGacggctcgccgtcgccggcgaggatgGAGGTGCTGGCCGTCTGCCACCTCGACACGTCGCGGTGGAACCCGGCGAACCCGTTCTTTGTGGCGCACAGCGTCAAGCCGGGGGAGGTGTCCGTGTGCCACTTCCTCACCAAGCTCAGCATTGTCTGGGTCCCACGCACTGACAAGGGTGGCCCACGTGCAAactttactccctccatttttcttTAA